The Candidatus Methanoperedens sp. genome has a segment encoding these proteins:
- a CDS encoding MarR family transcriptional regulator translates to MSALEEIFGKTAQLSVLEYLIQNKGETTYLSGIAEGTGLSHSSVARVIEPLLENNIIIEKKLGKQIRTFTLNEESKATKLVMKFYDELKNVIKSDGGGKR, encoded by the coding sequence ATGAGTGCTCTTGAAGAAATATTCGGTAAAACCGCTCAGCTTAGCGTTCTTGAATATCTTATACAAAATAAAGGGGAAACCACATATCTTTCAGGAATAGCGGAAGGAACCGGACTATCCCATTCAAGCGTGGCAAGAGTGATAGAACCCCTGCTGGAAAATAACATAATTATAGAGAAAAAGCTCGGGAAACAGATTCGAACCTTTACTTTAAATGAGGAGAGCAAAGCTACGAAGCTGGTAATGAAGTTCTATGACGAGCTGAAAAACGTGATAAAAAGCGATGGCGGTGGTAAGCGATGA
- a CDS encoding response regulator, with amino-acid sequence MKKDALDNKIIELIKKDENISNPEISRILGIAEKEVVERIRNFSDTRPKILIVDDEMDTLLPLKRSLEAEDYIVLEAYEGNEAIKKSKAEIPDLIILDLMLPGMDGYDVCSRLKKDARTGNIPVIMLTARDEVRDKVEGLETGADDYVTKPFNLNELKARIKSVLRRSLSI; translated from the coding sequence ATGAAAAAAGATGCCCTCGACAATAAAATCATAGAATTGATAAAGAAAGATGAAAATATATCCAATCCTGAAATATCCCGGATACTCGGAATTGCGGAAAAGGAGGTCGTGGAAAGAATCAGGAATTTTTCTGATACAAGACCGAAGATACTGATAGTGGACGACGAGATGGATACGCTTCTTCCGTTAAAGAGGTCTCTTGAAGCCGAGGATTATATTGTCCTTGAAGCTTACGAAGGAAACGAGGCGATAAAGAAGTCAAAGGCAGAAATACCGGATTTGATAATCCTTGATTTGATGCTTCCCGGAATGGATGGCTACGATGTATGCAGCAGGCTAAAAAAAGATGCGCGTACAGGGAATATTCCCGTGATAATGCTAACCGCCAGAGATGAGGTAAGAGATAAGGTGGAAGGTCTGGAAACCGGCGCTGATGATTATGTAACAAAACCTTTCAATCTCAATGAACTGAAAGCCCGGATAAAAAGCGTGCTGCGAAGATCACTAAGCATATAA
- a CDS encoding sensor histidine kinase, producing the protein MSIRSELIVFFLIISVIPLSAVVYISYDYSREAIRNSVIDNLRGATENTGHAIDNWMAAREDDIRVISRSGMVINGDKEQFREYLNTFESEHRGVYREFFLLAPDGNITFSTLDRTGNAGNEHYFTEAKSGKLYISDVSLPKTGGSPEIIIANPIKNNDTITGILAARVSLENLYGIIEKIDIGKSGEIFIVNKDGDIIFHENMSKILLDNIRNNFAVKEVTYEKNGINEYINYKGEKVLGAYYWLPLYRWGLIAEKNRDEAYAEVLALGRQTVGVSLFAVFCVVLLAVVISRRFTDPINSLENGALGLVKGNFKPVPVYSKNEIGRLTEIFNQTAKELLDIRKKLEARIEIANKDLEEKNMELIAANEELKKLDSLKSDFISLVSHELKTPLSAIRTSAEFLESERTAEPSVQKEMLENIIRNIDRQTRLINDILDLSKIEAGKMEFKFEPLEFHEVASAALENIRHLALKKNITISVDIPGTLPPVFADREKLIIVLNNLLDNALKFTQEGGRILLSANEMQDGIEVRVKDTGIGIEKEKLARIFDKFYQVDSTSRRKIGGSGLGLSISSGIIKAHGSEICVESEPGKGSTFFFRLKKYGKP; encoded by the coding sequence GTGAGCATACGGTCAGAATTAATCGTTTTTTTTCTGATAATTTCGGTAATACCGCTGTCCGCTGTTGTTTACATATCCTACGATTACAGCAGGGAAGCCATCCGTAACTCTGTTATAGACAATCTGCGCGGCGCGACCGAAAATACCGGCCATGCGATAGATAACTGGATGGCTGCAAGAGAAGACGATATACGCGTAATCTCCCGGTCCGGGATGGTCATAAACGGGGATAAAGAGCAGTTTCGTGAGTACTTGAACACTTTTGAAAGCGAACACAGGGGCGTGTACAGGGAGTTCTTTCTGCTCGCCCCGGATGGAAATATTACATTCTCGACTCTTGACCGCACTGGGAATGCAGGTAACGAACATTATTTTACCGAGGCAAAAAGTGGAAAATTGTACATATCCGATGTTTCTCTCCCCAAAACTGGAGGTTCTCCTGAAATAATAATAGCCAATCCCATCAAAAATAACGATACCATTACGGGAATACTTGCAGCAAGAGTAAGTCTGGAGAACCTGTACGGGATAATAGAAAAAATCGATATCGGAAAATCTGGAGAGATATTTATAGTCAATAAAGACGGGGATATCATCTTTCACGAGAACATGTCCAAGATCCTGCTCGATAACATAAGGAATAATTTTGCAGTTAAAGAAGTAACCTATGAGAAGAACGGGATAAACGAGTACATAAATTACAAGGGCGAAAAAGTACTGGGTGCTTATTACTGGCTGCCGCTTTACAGGTGGGGACTCATAGCTGAGAAGAACAGGGACGAAGCTTATGCTGAAGTTCTGGCTCTGGGACGGCAGACCGTGGGAGTATCTTTATTTGCGGTTTTCTGTGTCGTTCTTCTGGCAGTGGTTATCTCAAGAAGATTCACTGACCCCATAAACTCCCTTGAAAATGGGGCTCTGGGCCTGGTCAAGGGGAACTTCAAACCCGTACCTGTATATTCAAAAAATGAAATCGGGCGGCTGACGGAGATATTCAATCAGACGGCAAAAGAACTGCTGGATATAAGAAAAAAGCTTGAAGCCAGAATAGAAATAGCGAATAAAGACCTGGAAGAAAAGAACATGGAACTTATCGCAGCCAACGAGGAATTGAAAAAACTCGATAGCCTGAAATCGGATTTTATCTCTCTTGTCTCACATGAACTCAAGACTCCTCTCTCGGCAATAAGGACATCAGCCGAATTCCTCGAATCCGAAAGGACTGCGGAACCCAGCGTACAGAAAGAGATGCTTGAGAATATAATACGGAACATCGACCGCCAGACCCGATTGATCAACGACATCCTCGACCTTTCAAAGATAGAGGCAGGGAAGATGGAGTTTAAATTTGAACCTTTGGAGTTCCATGAAGTAGCGAGTGCTGCTCTTGAAAATATCAGGCATCTTGCCTTGAAAAAAAATATAACAATTTCTGTGGACATTCCAGGGACACTTCCTCCAGTATTTGCAGACAGGGAAAAGCTTATAATAGTGTTGAATAATCTCCTTGATAACGCTTTGAAATTCACACAAGAAGGCGGGAGAATCCTTTTGTCAGCAAATGAAATGCAGGATGGTATAGAAGTCAGAGTTAAAGACACAGGTATCGGGATAGAGAAAGAAAAACTGGCAAGGATATTTGACAAATTCTACCAGGTGGACAGCACGTCCCGGAGAAAAATCGGAGGAAGCGGGCTCGGGCTTTCGATATCAAGCGGGATTATTAAGGCGCACGGCAGTGAAATATGCGTGGAAAGCGAGCCGGGGAAAGGCAGCACTTTCTTTTTCCGATTGAAAAAGTATGGTAAACCATGA
- a CDS encoding ABC transporter substrate-binding protein, whose protein sequence is MKRYIYIIIIFALSFAGFSLYENSHAQKSIYVVSMTPDEMTAALKNKTISGFISWEPIPAKAVVDGYGRYLVNSTDMWNHHPSCGLAISEYLKDENMIKALVWVHIKSTRFINDPANHEKVITYGSEFTGVDRAAASAAINNTVYIEFPDMAETEKGFEILDKAGAFKKSLASIGYNDTDEFLSGIILDRYYNEVKKQLDANPDWVPPAVNGSLRFGFIDGNIHYLEVYVAQKEGYFERIGLTPDKNLQFQRFRNGLAITNAFDHREVDVATLGMSQILRYRINDNGRVYIINGVNSGGTSLVVRADSDIRSINDLSGSTIATPGFGSVQDVVMRKMFEGFEIKTV, encoded by the coding sequence ATGAAAAGATATATTTACATTATAATAATATTTGCACTATCGTTTGCAGGTTTCAGTTTGTATGAAAACTCCCATGCCCAGAAGTCGATCTACGTTGTCTCCATGACCCCGGATGAGATGACCGCAGCACTCAAGAACAAAACAATATCCGGTTTCATTTCATGGGAGCCGATTCCTGCAAAGGCTGTAGTCGATGGTTATGGCAGGTATCTTGTTAATTCTACAGACATGTGGAATCATCATCCATCGTGCGGTCTGGCAATCTCTGAATACCTCAAAGATGAAAATATGATCAAAGCCCTTGTCTGGGTGCATATAAAAAGTACACGATTCATCAATGACCCGGCAAACCATGAAAAGGTAATAACATACGGCTCCGAATTTACAGGAGTTGATAGGGCTGCGGCTTCGGCAGCGATCAATAATACGGTATATATAGAATTCCCCGACATGGCGGAGACGGAAAAGGGATTCGAGATACTCGATAAAGCCGGGGCTTTTAAAAAGAGTCTTGCCTCAATTGGTTATAACGACACCGACGAATTTTTATCGGGTATAATTCTTGACAGATATTACAATGAAGTCAAAAAACAACTGGATGCCAATCCAGATTGGGTGCCGCCTGCTGTTAACGGGAGCCTGAGATTCGGATTTATAGATGGTAATATTCACTACCTGGAGGTATATGTGGCACAAAAAGAAGGCTATTTTGAAAGGATAGGTCTTACCCCTGACAAAAATCTCCAGTTTCAAAGATTCAGGAACGGATTGGCGATAACAAATGCCTTCGACCACCGTGAGGTGGATGTGGCGACTCTCGGCATGAGCCAGATCTTAAGGTACAGGATAAACGATAACGGAAGGGTCTATATTATAAATGGGGTGAACTCTGGCGGCACATCGCTTGTTGTGCGGGCGGATTCAGATATAAGGTCTATCAACGACCTGAGCGGCAGTACTATTGCGACCCCGGGTTTTGGTTCGGTTCAGGACGTCGTAATGAGAAAGATGTTTGAAGGGTTTGAAATAAAGACAGTGTGA